A region from the Brassica napus cultivar Da-Ae chromosome C8, Da-Ae, whole genome shotgun sequence genome encodes:
- the LOC106426039 gene encoding uncharacterized protein LOC106426039 isoform X2: protein MEKVCCMCGDVGFSDKLFRCGHCRNRFQHSYCSNYYSEFAEPTEICDWCQSDDKKLSSVAKHGGSSFSSSKKKKASSSVNYESGVTNQSEYPSGGGIKHDNNHHDQVAKSVVAGPAGGGVPSPRTATRRRPPGLQLRGILFS from the exons ATGGAGAAAGTGTGCTGCATGTGCGGCGACGTCGGATTTTCCGACAAACTATTCCGCTGCGGGCACTGCCGCAACCGCTTTCAACACTC CTATTGTAGTAATTACTACAGTGAGTTTGCGGAGCCGACCGAGATTTGCGACTGGTGCCAGAGCGACGACAAAAAGCTGAGCAGCGTTGCTAAACACggcggatcttcgttttcttcttcaaagaagaagaaggcttcTTCCTCCGTAAATTACGAGAGCGGGGTCACAAACCAATCGGAGTATCCTTCCGGTGGCGGGATCAAGCATGACAATAACCATCACGATCAAGTGGCCAAGAGCGTTGTTGCCGGACCTGCAGGAGGCGGCGTGCCGTCGCCGAGGACGGCCACGCGAAG GAGACCGCCAGGATTACAACTGAGAGGGATTTTGTTCAGCTAG
- the LOC106426039 gene encoding uncharacterized protein LOC106426039 isoform X3 has protein sequence MEKVCCMCGDVGFSDKLFRCGHCRNRFQHSYCSNYYSEFAEPTEICDWCQSDDKKLSSVAKHGGSSFSSSKKKKASSSVNYESGVTNQSEYPSGGGIKHDNNHHDQVAKSVVAGPAGGGVPSPRTATRRYKLLKDVRC, from the exons ATGGAGAAAGTGTGCTGCATGTGCGGCGACGTCGGATTTTCCGACAAACTATTCCGCTGCGGGCACTGCCGCAACCGCTTTCAACACTC CTATTGTAGTAATTACTACAGTGAGTTTGCGGAGCCGACCGAGATTTGCGACTGGTGCCAGAGCGACGACAAAAAGCTGAGCAGCGTTGCTAAACACggcggatcttcgttttcttcttcaaagaagaagaaggcttcTTCCTCCGTAAATTACGAGAGCGGGGTCACAAACCAATCGGAGTATCCTTCCGGTGGCGGGATCAAGCATGACAATAACCATCACGATCAAGTGGCCAAGAGCGTTGTTGCCGGACCTGCAGGAGGCGGCGTGCCGTCGCCGAGGACGGCCACGCGAAGGTACAAGCTTCTCAAGGATGTCAGGTGTTAG